A window of Bradyrhizobium diazoefficiens genomic DNA:
GCCGAGCACCACGACGACGCGCGCAAAGGACACATCAAGCTCCTCGGCGACGATCTGGCCGAGCGCTGTGCGGATGCCGGTGCCGAGATCGACATGGCCGTTATAGGCCGTGATCGATCCGTCTGCGGTGATCCGCACGAACGTCTCGGACGTGATCTCGTCCACGGTGCGGACGACGACGAGCGAACCGGATTTCCGCTCAGCTCCGTTCGGATGCGGGAAGGCCATCAGTCCACGGCCTCGGTGAGCTGGCTGGATGCGCGCATCACGGCGCGCAGGATTTCGACGTGCGTGCCGCAGCGGCAGAGATTGTAGCGCAGCGCCGCCAGCGCCTCCCGTTCGGTCGGCCGCGGGTTGACCGCGAGCAGCGCCTTGGTGGTCATGATCATGCCGTTGAGACAATAGCCGCATTGCGCGGCCTGCTCGTCGATGAAGGCCTGCTGCACGACATCAGGCGTGTCGCGCGTGCCAAGCCCTTCGAGCGTCACGATGTCGCGGCTGGCGCAGCCGCCTACGGGAATCACGCAGGAGCGCGCTGCAGTGCCGTCGATCAGGACAGTGCAGGTGCCGCATTCTCCGAGGCCGCAACCATATTTCGGGCCGTTGAGTGCGAGATCGTTGCGCAGCACGTAGAGCAGTGGCGTCTCCGGTGCGACAGCGATCTCGTGGATCCTGCCGTTCACGGTGAGGCAAATCGGTGTCTGCGTCATCCTCGTTCCCAAGCGCGCGGCAAATTGCTGCCAGATCTCCCATCGTGACGATACCGTTTGTACACAAACGTGCAAGACTTGCATGCCGCACTGCAGCGCGACTGCCTTCTTTATGGACAGAGCGAATGGGCAAATGAGGTTTTATGCGGCAGCCGCATCTTTTGCGCCGCACCGCCGCTTGACAGCCATCCGGAGCGCGCGCACCATCGTTCGTATACGAATGATAACCGCAATGCCGCTGGCTCCGACATGGTGACTGAAACGACGAGCGCCGCCATCGACAAGATCCGCTGCGATGCTTGTCCGGTGATGTGCTACATCAAGCCGGGCGCGGCGGGTGCCTGCGACCGCTACGCCAATCACGACGGCAAGCTCGTCCGCGTCGATCCGCACGTGATCCTGGAGCGCACGGTCTCGCACGGCGGCAAGCTGGTCCCGTTCAGCCGCACGGAAAATTGGGACGGCAAGATCGTCCACGAACCCTCGACCTTCGTCACCGCGATCGGTGCGGGCACGACCTATCCCGACTACAAGCCGGCGCCGTTCATCGTCTCCGCGGAAGTGGACGGCGTCGACATGGTGACCGTGGTCACCGAGGGCATCTTCTCCTATTGCGGGATCAAGGTGAAGATCGACACCGACCGCTATCTCGGGCCGGAGACAGCGACCGTGCGCGCGCAGGGCGAGGCGGTTGGCCATGTCACGACCAGCGAATACGGCTCGCAGATGCTGTCGCTCGGCGGCGTGCATCATCTGACCGGCGGCTCCAAGAAAGAGGGGCGCGTCACCTGCGACACGCTGATGGACCTCGCCAATTGCAAGGCCGTGGAGCTGACTATCGACGGCGGCGCCAGCGTGGTCGTGCAGGCCGGCCAACCGCCGATCGTGAACGGCGTGAAGGAAGAGCGCATGCGCGTCGGCTGCGGCTCCGCGACGATCGGCATGTTCGCCAAACAATGGTACGGCAAGGTCGACGAGGTCGTCGTGGTCGACGACCACATCACCGGCGTGCTGAGCGAGCACCAGGCCGGCAAGCTGCTGGACATCGCCGATACCGGCATCAAGATGAAGGGCCGGCGTTCGACGCCGGGCCGCTATTTCCAGGTCGCCGATCCCGGTACGGGGTGGGGCGGCACTGACATCTCCGATCCGCTCGCGATTCTCGGGCCGTTCGATGCCAAGGAGGCAAAACCCGGTCTGACCATGCTGATGGTCTCCACCACCGGCGAGCATTCGTCCTATTATGTGCTCGATGAGGCCCTGAAGCCGGTCGAGACCGAGATGCCGGCCGATCTGAAATTCTCGGTCGAGCGCATCCAGGAGAATTGCGAGCCGGCGCTGTGCACGGTGCTGTTCATGGCTGGCGCCGGCGGTTCGCTGCGGGCGGGCGTGACCGACAATCCGGTGCGGCTGACCCGCTCGGTGAAGGACGCGCTGACGCGCGTCACCAGCGGCGGTGCACCGGTCTATGTCTGGCCCGGTGGCGGCATCACCTATATGGTCGACGTGACGCAGATGCCTTCGGGCGCGTTCGGCTATGTGCCGACGCCGGCGCTGGTCGCACCGATCGAGTTCACGATGAAGCTGTCCGACTATGCCGCGCTCGGCGGCCACATGGATTATGTGAAGCCGCTGTCGGAAGTGCGGGGCGGCGACGATGTCCGGCAATTGCCCTGGCAGAACCCGATTCCGGGATCTCGGGCATGACGAGGCTTCCGCAAATCGCATTGCTGTCCGATGGCCGGCGACTGCATTTGCAGGATGGACCGATTGACCTGATCGTCGAGGCGAGGGGACGCG
This region includes:
- a CDS encoding (2Fe-2S)-binding protein, whose protein sequence is MTQTPICLTVNGRIHEIAVAPETPLLYVLRNDLALNGPKYGCGLGECGTCTVLIDGTAARSCVIPVGGCASRDIVTLEGLGTRDTPDVVQQAFIDEQAAQCGYCLNGMIMTTKALLAVNPRPTEREALAALRYNLCRCGTHVEILRAVMRASSQLTEAVD
- a CDS encoding 6-hydroxynicotinate reductase; its protein translation is MVTETTSAAIDKIRCDACPVMCYIKPGAAGACDRYANHDGKLVRVDPHVILERTVSHGGKLVPFSRTENWDGKIVHEPSTFVTAIGAGTTYPDYKPAPFIVSAEVDGVDMVTVVTEGIFSYCGIKVKIDTDRYLGPETATVRAQGEAVGHVTTSEYGSQMLSLGGVHHLTGGSKKEGRVTCDTLMDLANCKAVELTIDGGASVVVQAGQPPIVNGVKEERMRVGCGSATIGMFAKQWYGKVDEVVVVDDHITGVLSEHQAGKLLDIADTGIKMKGRRSTPGRYFQVADPGTGWGGTDISDPLAILGPFDAKEAKPGLTMLMVSTTGEHSSYYVLDEALKPVETEMPADLKFSVERIQENCEPALCTVLFMAGAGGSLRAGVTDNPVRLTRSVKDALTRVTSGGAPVYVWPGGGITYMVDVTQMPSGAFGYVPTPALVAPIEFTMKLSDYAALGGHMDYVKPLSEVRGGDDVRQLPWQNPIPGSRA